One region of Pan paniscus chromosome 5, NHGRI_mPanPan1-v2.0_pri, whole genome shotgun sequence genomic DNA includes:
- the PDCD2 gene encoding programmed cell death protein 2 isoform X3: protein MAAAGARPVELGFAESAPAWRLRSEQFPSKVGGRPAWLGAAGLPGPQALACELCGRPLSFLLQVYAPLPGRPDAFHRCIFLFCCREQPCCAGLRVFRNQLPRKNDFYSYEPPSENPPPETGESVCLQLKSGAHLCRVCGCLGPKTCSRCHKACYCSKEHQTLDWRLGHKQACAQPDHLDHIIPDHNFLFPEFEIVIETEDEIMPEVVEKEDYSEIIGSMDS from the exons ATGGCTGCCGCCGGGGCCAGACCTGTGGAGCTGGGCTTCGCCGAGTCGGCGCCGGCGTGGCGACTGCGCAGCGAGCAGTTCCCCAGCAAGGTGGGCGGGCGGCCGGCATGGCTGGGCGCGGCCGGGCTGCCGGGGCCCCAGGCCCTGGCCTGCGAGCTGTGCGGCCGCCCGCTCTCCTTCCTGCTGCAGGTGTATGCGCCGCTGCCTGGCCGCCCGGACGCCTTCCACCGCTGCATCTTCCTCTTCTGCTGCCGCGAGCAGCCGTGCTGTGCCGGCCTGCGGG tttttaggaatCAACTACCCAGGAAAAACGATTTTTACTCATATGAGCCACCTTCTGAGAATCCTCCCCCAGAAACAGGAGAATCAGTGTGTCTCCAGCTTAAGTCTGGTGCTCATCTCTGCAGGGTTTGTGGCTGTTTAGGCCCCAAAACGTGCTCCAGATGCCACAAAGCATGTTACTGCAGCAAGGAGCATCAGACCCTAGACTGGAGATTGGGACATAAGCAGGCTTGTGCACAACCAG ATCATCTGGACCATATAATTCCAGACCACAACTTCCTTTTTCCAGAATTTGAAATTGTAATAGAAACAGAAGATGAGATTATGCCTGAGGTTGTGGAAAAGGAAGATTACTCAGAGATTATAGGAAGCATGG ATTCTTAG
- the PDCD2 gene encoding programmed cell death protein 2 isoform X2, whose amino-acid sequence MAAAGARPVELGFAESAPAWRLRSEQFPSKVGGRPAWLGAAGLPGPQALACELCGRPLSFLLQVYAPLPGRPDAFHRCIFLFCCREQPCCAGLRVFRNQLPRKNDFYSYEPPSENPPPETGESVCLQLKSGAHLCRVCGCLGPKTCSRCHKACYCSKEHQTLDWRLGHKQACAQPDHLDHIIPDHNFLFPEFEIVIETEDEIMPEVVEKEDYSEIIGSMGEALEEELDSMAKHESREDKIFQKFKTQIALEPEQILRYGRGIAPIWISGENIPQEKDIPDCPCGAKRILEFQFSDTVY is encoded by the exons ATGGCTGCCGCCGGGGCCAGACCTGTGGAGCTGGGCTTCGCCGAGTCGGCGCCGGCGTGGCGACTGCGCAGCGAGCAGTTCCCCAGCAAGGTGGGCGGGCGGCCGGCATGGCTGGGCGCGGCCGGGCTGCCGGGGCCCCAGGCCCTGGCCTGCGAGCTGTGCGGCCGCCCGCTCTCCTTCCTGCTGCAGGTGTATGCGCCGCTGCCTGGCCGCCCGGACGCCTTCCACCGCTGCATCTTCCTCTTCTGCTGCCGCGAGCAGCCGTGCTGTGCCGGCCTGCGGG tttttaggaatCAACTACCCAGGAAAAACGATTTTTACTCATATGAGCCACCTTCTGAGAATCCTCCCCCAGAAACAGGAGAATCAGTGTGTCTCCAGCTTAAGTCTGGTGCTCATCTCTGCAGGGTTTGTGGCTGTTTAGGCCCCAAAACGTGCTCCAGATGCCACAAAGCATGTTACTGCAGCAAGGAGCATCAGACCCTAGACTGGAGATTGGGACATAAGCAGGCTTGTGCACAACCAG ATCATCTGGACCATATAATTCCAGACCACAACTTCCTTTTTCCAGAATTTGAAATTGTAATAGAAACAGAAGATGAGATTATGCCTGAGGTTGTGGAAAAGGAAGATTACTCAGAGATTATAGGAAGCATGG GTGAAGCACTTGAGGAAGAACTGGATTCCATGGCAAAACATGAATCCAGGGAAGATAAAATTTTTCAGAAGTTTAAAACTCAGATAGCCCTTGAACCAGAACAG ATTCTTAGATATGGCAGAGGTATTGCCCCCATCTGGATTTCTGGTGAAAATATTCCTCAAGAAAAGGATATTCCAGATTGCCCCTGTGGTGCCAAGAGAATATTGGAATTCCAG tTTTCAGACACGGTCTATTGA
- the PDCD2 gene encoding programmed cell death protein 2 isoform X1, producing MAAAGARPVELGFAESAPAWRLRSEQFPSKVGGRPAWLGAAGLPGPQALACELCGRPLSFLLQVYAPLPGRPDAFHRCIFLFCCREQPCCAGLRVFRNQLPRKNDFYSYEPPSENPPPETGESVCLQLKSGAHLCRVCGCLGPKTCSRCHKACYCSKEHQTLDWRLGHKQACAQPDHLDHIIPDHNFLFPEFEIVIETEDEIMPEVVEKEDYSEIIGSMGEALEEELDSMAKHESREDKIFQKFKTQIALEPEQILRYGRGIAPIWISGENIPQEKDIPDCPCGAKRILEFQVMPQLLNYLKADRLGKSIDWGILAVFTCAESCSLGTGYTEEFVWKQDVTDTP from the exons ATGGCTGCCGCCGGGGCCAGACCTGTGGAGCTGGGCTTCGCCGAGTCGGCGCCGGCGTGGCGACTGCGCAGCGAGCAGTTCCCCAGCAAGGTGGGCGGGCGGCCGGCATGGCTGGGCGCGGCCGGGCTGCCGGGGCCCCAGGCCCTGGCCTGCGAGCTGTGCGGCCGCCCGCTCTCCTTCCTGCTGCAGGTGTATGCGCCGCTGCCTGGCCGCCCGGACGCCTTCCACCGCTGCATCTTCCTCTTCTGCTGCCGCGAGCAGCCGTGCTGTGCCGGCCTGCGGG tttttaggaatCAACTACCCAGGAAAAACGATTTTTACTCATATGAGCCACCTTCTGAGAATCCTCCCCCAGAAACAGGAGAATCAGTGTGTCTCCAGCTTAAGTCTGGTGCTCATCTCTGCAGGGTTTGTGGCTGTTTAGGCCCCAAAACGTGCTCCAGATGCCACAAAGCATGTTACTGCAGCAAGGAGCATCAGACCCTAGACTGGAGATTGGGACATAAGCAGGCTTGTGCACAACCAG ATCATCTGGACCATATAATTCCAGACCACAACTTCCTTTTTCCAGAATTTGAAATTGTAATAGAAACAGAAGATGAGATTATGCCTGAGGTTGTGGAAAAGGAAGATTACTCAGAGATTATAGGAAGCATGG GTGAAGCACTTGAGGAAGAACTGGATTCCATGGCAAAACATGAATCCAGGGAAGATAAAATTTTTCAGAAGTTTAAAACTCAGATAGCCCTTGAACCAGAACAG ATTCTTAGATATGGCAGAGGTATTGCCCCCATCTGGATTTCTGGTGAAAATATTCCTCAAGAAAAGGATATTCCAGATTGCCCCTGTGGTGCCAAGAGAATATTGGAATTCCAG GTCATGCCTCAGCTCCTAAACTACCTGAAGGCTGACAGACTGGGCAAGAGCATTGACTGGGGCATCCTGGCTGTCTTCACCTGTGCTGAGAGCTGCAGCTTAGGTACTGGCTATACAGAAGAATTTGTGTGGAAGCAGGATGTAACAGATACACCGTAA